Proteins from a single region of Starkeya sp. ORNL1:
- a CDS encoding protein-disulfide reductase DsbD domain-containing protein → MVLKLVSTIPLSLAALLAGVASPAHAGMESDWSAPSGTAVRLLAGASDGTTLAGGIEIRLAPGWKTYWRYPGDSGIPPRFDWSGSENVGSVALSWPAPQRFGDGDGNFSIGYKHDVILPVRIAPKDAAQPVKLRLDLEFAVCEKICQPAHAALALDVPAAGAAPSPDTLIAAEAALPRRAALGASGAVGIDTVKLESKAVRIEARVASAEKGVDLFVEGPTDGWALPLPTLKHVKDGRAEFLMPVDGVPKGASIAGVPLRFTLIDGNRAVEVEAPLSAP, encoded by the coding sequence ATGGTCCTGAAGCTCGTTTCGACGATTCCATTGTCCCTCGCCGCGTTGCTGGCCGGCGTGGCGTCGCCGGCACACGCCGGCATGGAATCCGACTGGTCGGCGCCGTCCGGCACCGCGGTGCGCCTCCTCGCCGGCGCGAGCGACGGTACAACGCTCGCCGGCGGCATCGAGATCCGCCTCGCCCCCGGCTGGAAGACTTATTGGCGCTATCCCGGCGACAGCGGCATCCCGCCGCGCTTCGACTGGTCGGGCTCGGAGAATGTCGGCAGCGTCGCGTTGTCCTGGCCCGCCCCGCAGCGCTTCGGCGATGGCGACGGCAATTTCTCCATCGGCTACAAGCACGACGTCATCCTGCCGGTGCGCATCGCGCCGAAGGACGCCGCGCAGCCGGTGAAGCTGCGGCTCGATCTGGAATTCGCGGTCTGCGAGAAGATCTGCCAGCCGGCACATGCCGCACTCGCGCTCGATGTGCCGGCAGCCGGCGCGGCCCCCTCCCCCGATACACTGATCGCGGCCGAGGCCGCACTGCCGCGCCGCGCCGCGCTGGGCGCCAGCGGGGCAGTCGGCATCGACACGGTAAAGCTCGAGAGCAAGGCAGTGCGTATCGAGGCCCGCGTCGCCAGCGCCGAGAAGGGCGTAGACCTGTTCGTCGAGGGGCCCACTGATGGTTGGGCCCTGCCCTTGCCGACGCTCAAGCACGTCAAGGATGGCCGCGCCGAATTCCTGATGCCGGTCGACGGCGTGCCCAAGGGCGCCAGCATCGCCGGTGTGCCGTTGCGCTTTACCCTGATCGACGGCAACCGCGCCGTCGAGGTCGAGGCCCCGCTTTCCGCGCCGTGA